From the Arcobacter arenosus genome, one window contains:
- a CDS encoding OadG family protein yields METNLIAEALKFMVLGMGIVFTFLIVMVYALKFQAKIIAKYFPEKKAVPKKPQTANTSNNTAKIAAIVAAVQHHKNLKG; encoded by the coding sequence ATGGAAACTAACTTAATTGCTGAGGCATTGAAGTTTATGGTTTTAGGTATGGGAATTGTATTCACATTCTTAATTGTTATGGTATATGCATTAAAATTTCAGGCAAAAATTATTGCTAAATATTTTCCTGAAAAAAAAGCAGTACCTAAAAAACCACAAACTGCAAATACTTCAAATAACACTGCAAAAATAGCTGCTATAGTAGCTGCTGTACAACATCACAAAAATCTAAAAGGTTAA
- a CDS encoding S24 family peptidase, whose translation MLQVFEIIEKLKDILSKDGKCGKVFDKDVASALDLSQVNFATMKNRGKIPFSNILDFCAKKKISINWLLYNQNPGSLVDSTDKYWIRYYPEVNVSAGGGAYESNDEYESLEVPPYFIDMLGGKENLKNIDAINVVGDSMEPTLNSDNIIFIDKTRNDVSRDGIYAFTTNHGLFVKRIQRRVDGKLDVISDNKDYPIQILDKNEVFVVGKVVSSFGMVY comes from the coding sequence ATGTTACAAGTTTTTGAAATAATTGAAAAGTTAAAAGATATCTTAAGTAAAGATGGCAAATGTGGAAAAGTATTTGATAAAGACGTTGCAAGTGCACTTGATTTGAGTCAGGTTAATTTTGCGACAATGAAAAATCGTGGAAAAATCCCTTTTTCAAATATTTTGGATTTTTGTGCAAAAAAGAAAATTTCAATAAATTGGCTACTTTACAATCAAAATCCTGGCTCATTAGTTGATTCAACAGATAAATATTGGATTAGATACTATCCAGAAGTAAATGTTAGTGCTGGTGGTGGTGCCTATGAAAGTAATGATGAATATGAGAGTTTAGAAGTTCCTCCATATTTTATAGATATGTTAGGTGGCAAAGAAAATTTAAAAAATATTGATGCTATTAATGTAGTAGGGGACTCAATGGAACCAACATTAAATAGTGATAATATAATATTTATTGATAAAACACGAAATGATGTTTCAAGGGATGGAATTTATGCATTTACTACAAATCATGGACTTTTTGTAAAAAGAATTCAAAGAAGAGTAGATGGAAAATTAGATGTAATTTCAGATAACAAAGACTATCCAATACAAATATTGGATAAAAATGAAGTCTTTGTTGTGGGTAAAGTAGTTAGTAGCTTTGGTATGGTTTATTAA
- a CDS encoding peptidoglycan synthetase: MQITSILDIVDGRLLNHPSISFIYSIKTNPKKVKEGDLFIVKDDEDIPKAIENGAFAIIVDKEVSISDNEIAWIFVESMNDAIVKLVRYLLSNKRLNAFYCNNVSYDLFKILLKTTVHTNIKIVPKELSKFFKLIDEIEENDTIISSDKNILDNIYPVNFNFNTKDYEIKNLIEHSIFETSFSFQERYFSKIKISSLYITEFLDVYSYLGFDADLNKLRKFHNLKPIFVDKLINHTDYGRSDKFLIAQNNDELILREVKYLEKKYNYAKVIYLTTNEIDDNRDIDYIFINSLCDLKEFLKKNTFNAVYFIGVSYDELYEQVSKEANEPSLL; this comes from the coding sequence GTGCAAATTACTTCAATTTTAGATATAGTTGATGGAAGATTATTAAATCATCCATCAATCTCATTTATATATTCAATTAAAACTAATCCTAAAAAAGTAAAAGAAGGTGACTTATTTATTGTAAAAGATGATGAGGATATTCCAAAAGCAATAGAAAATGGAGCCTTTGCAATTATAGTTGATAAAGAGGTTTCTATTAGCGATAATGAAATAGCATGGATTTTTGTTGAATCGATGAATGATGCAATTGTTAAACTTGTTAGATACTTATTATCAAATAAAAGATTAAATGCTTTTTATTGTAATAACGTTAGTTATGACTTATTTAAAATTCTATTAAAAACTACAGTTCATACAAATATTAAAATAGTTCCTAAAGAATTGTCAAAATTTTTTAAATTAATTGATGAAATTGAAGAGAATGATACAATAATATCTTCAGATAAAAATATACTTGATAATATATATCCTGTAAATTTTAATTTTAACACAAAAGATTATGAAATTAAAAACTTAATCGAACATTCAATTTTTGAAACTAGTTTTTCTTTTCAAGAAAGATATTTTTCAAAAATTAAAATTTCAAGTTTGTATATTACTGAGTTTTTAGATGTTTATAGTTATTTAGGTTTTGATGCAGATTTAAATAAATTAAGAAAATTTCATAATTTAAAACCTATATTTGTTGACAAATTAATAAATCATACTGATTATGGAAGAAGTGATAAATTTTTAATTGCTCAAAATAATGATGAACTAATTTTAAGAGAAGTTAAATATCTAGAAAAAAAATACAATTATGCAAAAGTGATTTATTTAACAACAAATGAAATTGATGATAATAGAGATATTGATTATATTTTTATAAATTCATTGTGTGATTTAAAAGAATTTTTAAAGAAAAATACTTTTAACGCAGTATATTTTATTGGTGTTAGCTACGATGAACTTTATGAACAAGTTTCAAAAGAAGCTAACGAACCATCACTACTTTAA